A single region of the Phycisphaerae bacterium RAS1 genome encodes:
- a CDS encoding tRNA nucleotidyltransferase/poly(A) polymerase: MGPLLAVDRPLPPDADPAIGVIRRLTDAGHVALLAGGCVRDLLRDAEPHDFDVATDALPDRVCSLFKATRKVGVQFGVVLVKQRGVWVEVATFRSDGPYADGRHPEHVTFSDAEHDARRRDFTINGMFLDPLARRIVDYVGGQTDLQRGIIRAIGDPAARFAEDHLRLIRAVRFAARLGFEIEPQTWNAIVAAASQVGRVAAERIREELEKMLAHPGRGGALRLLGETGLLQHLWPQPRWDPTQTPAAVERLAALPPQAGFEAAFAMLTARHDSPTLERIARSLAFSNEQREAVGWLVEKQAVLDDADAPSLAEFKTVMAHRAFRDLAAIADARYSLLRDGDARRARLAARIASIRPESVQPPPLVRGDDLLALGVRAGPVYKQVLDELYRRQLNEELQTREQAAAALQELLRTLPQSPGEMP, encoded by the coding sequence ATGGGCCCGCTGTTGGCAGTTGACCGCCCGCTCCCGCCGGATGCCGATCCGGCGATCGGCGTGATTCGCCGCCTGACGGACGCCGGCCACGTGGCACTGCTGGCGGGCGGCTGCGTGCGCGACCTGCTCCGCGACGCTGAGCCGCATGATTTCGACGTGGCCACCGACGCCCTTCCGGATCGCGTCTGCTCGCTGTTCAAGGCGACGCGCAAGGTCGGAGTGCAATTCGGCGTCGTGCTGGTGAAGCAGCGCGGCGTCTGGGTCGAGGTGGCCACTTTTCGCAGCGATGGACCGTACGCCGACGGCCGTCATCCCGAGCACGTCACGTTTTCCGACGCCGAGCATGACGCCCGGCGGCGCGACTTCACGATCAACGGCATGTTCCTGGACCCGCTCGCGCGGCGCATCGTGGATTACGTCGGCGGGCAAACCGACCTTCAGCGCGGCATCATCCGCGCCATCGGCGACCCGGCGGCCCGCTTCGCCGAGGATCACCTGCGGCTGATCCGCGCCGTGCGATTCGCCGCTCGCCTGGGCTTTGAGATCGAGCCGCAGACATGGAATGCGATCGTCGCCGCCGCGTCGCAAGTCGGCCGGGTGGCTGCGGAGCGCATTCGCGAGGAACTGGAGAAGATGCTGGCCCATCCCGGCCGGGGAGGCGCGCTGCGGCTGCTCGGTGAAACCGGCCTGCTGCAGCACCTCTGGCCCCAGCCGCGCTGGGATCCGACCCAGACACCCGCGGCCGTGGAGCGACTCGCGGCGCTGCCGCCGCAGGCCGGCTTCGAGGCGGCTTTCGCCATGCTGACGGCGCGGCACGATTCGCCGACACTCGAACGCATCGCGCGATCGCTGGCGTTCTCGAACGAGCAGCGCGAGGCGGTCGGGTGGCTGGTGGAGAAACAGGCCGTACTGGATGATGCGGACGCGCCAAGCCTGGCTGAGTTCAAAACCGTGATGGCGCACCGCGCCTTCCGCGATCTGGCCGCGATCGCCGACGCCCGTTATTCGCTCCTGCGGGACGGCGACGCGCGCCGCGCGCGCCTCGCCGCGCGAATCGCGTCGATCCGCCCGGAATCCGTGCAGCCGCCGCCGCTGGTGCGCGGCGACGACTTGCTGGCGCTGGGCGTGCGGGCCGGGCCGGTGTACAAGCAAGTGCTGGACGAACTGTATCGACGGCAGCTCAACGAGGAGCTGCAGACTCGGGAGCAGGCCGCCGCCGCGCTGCAGGAACTGCTGCGGACGCTGCCGCAGTCGCCGGGAGAAATGCCATGA
- a CDS encoding preprotein translocase subunit SecD: protein MIRRLAFCFLIAAVALQAACTQSAAEPQDDLAPAARPGPMTVRFHIASTEAHPGWREMKDESGQRLFVSPEPLLTEADIVSAEALHGAARSIVRLRCSGVGGDRLRRATAENTGKHLAILIDDKLLTAPLIQAEIAGGVAHIDGRFSPQRASEIAESLNPGP, encoded by the coding sequence ATGATCCGCCGGCTCGCCTTCTGTTTTCTGATCGCCGCCGTCGCCCTGCAGGCGGCCTGCACGCAGTCCGCGGCAGAGCCGCAGGACGACCTGGCGCCCGCCGCCCGCCCGGGTCCGATGACCGTCCGCTTTCACATCGCCTCGACCGAGGCTCACCCCGGGTGGCGCGAGATGAAGGACGAGTCCGGCCAGCGCCTGTTCGTCTCGCCCGAACCGCTGCTGACCGAGGCGGACATCGTCTCCGCCGAGGCCCTGCACGGGGCCGCCCGGAGCATCGTGCGGTTGCGGTGCAGCGGCGTCGGCGGCGACCGCCTGCGGCGCGCCACGGCGGAAAACACCGGCAAGCACCTGGCCATTTTGATTGACGACAAGCTGCTGACGGCGCCGCTGATCCAGGCCGAAATCGCGGGCGGCGTCGCGCACATAGACGGGCGCTTTTCGCCGCAGCGTGCGTCCGAGATCGCCGAGTCCCTGAACCCCGGCCCGTAG
- the mmgC_1 gene encoding Acyl-CoA dehydrogenase, translating to MIDTAAADYQVLVDTVRDFARAELIEKDRRWDREESSCCTELRPLYELGLLALRVPEEAGGLACPVVPYAHIIRELAYASASVSVTVGVHNMVCEIVRQFAQPAVRDEMLPKLAQPGNLAAFAISEPNAGSDPASACTRAERVPGGFRLHGAKMWVTNGITGRWFVVLARLNDVPRAAAPMAHDDRFGSDDGGRSSVDRSPPRDLCMFLIDAEQHEVRRNPIHGKLGIRGSETADMSLDGAFVPEQNLLGQPGWGMRIALAALDGGRIGIASQAAGIASAALDLMTGYSQQREQFGRRIADFQAVQWMLADSKTELMAAQQLIDRAAWLKDQDRSFTQEASMAKLYTSEAANRIVYRAVQTHGGYGFVNEFRVEQLYRDARITTIYEGTSEVQRLVIARNLLRR from the coding sequence ATGATTGACACCGCCGCGGCCGACTATCAGGTACTCGTCGATACGGTTCGCGATTTCGCGCGCGCGGAGCTGATCGAAAAAGACCGCCGCTGGGACCGGGAGGAATCCTCTTGCTGCACCGAGCTGCGCCCGCTCTATGAGCTGGGCCTGCTCGCGTTGCGCGTCCCCGAAGAAGCCGGCGGGCTGGCCTGCCCGGTTGTCCCGTACGCCCACATCATCCGCGAGCTGGCCTATGCCTCGGCATCGGTGTCCGTGACGGTCGGCGTGCACAACATGGTTTGCGAAATCGTCCGGCAGTTTGCCCAGCCCGCCGTCCGCGACGAGATGCTCCCGAAGCTGGCTCAGCCCGGCAATCTGGCCGCTTTTGCGATCAGCGAACCCAACGCCGGCTCTGACCCCGCCTCCGCCTGCACGCGCGCCGAGCGCGTCCCCGGCGGCTTCCGGCTGCACGGCGCGAAAATGTGGGTGACCAACGGCATCACCGGCCGTTGGTTCGTCGTCCTGGCGCGCCTCAATGACGTCCCGCGCGCCGCCGCCCCGATGGCCCATGACGACCGCTTCGGCAGCGACGACGGCGGCCGCAGCTCGGTCGATCGCAGCCCGCCCAGAGACCTGTGCATGTTCCTGATCGACGCCGAGCAGCACGAGGTGAGGCGCAACCCGATCCACGGCAAGCTCGGCATCCGCGGCAGCGAAACCGCCGACATGAGCCTGGATGGAGCGTTCGTGCCCGAGCAGAACCTGCTCGGCCAGCCCGGCTGGGGCATGCGCATCGCTCTGGCTGCGCTCGACGGCGGACGCATCGGCATCGCCTCGCAGGCCGCCGGAATCGCCTCGGCCGCTCTCGACCTGATGACCGGCTACTCGCAACAGCGCGAGCAATTCGGCCGCCGCATCGCCGATTTTCAGGCCGTTCAGTGGATGCTGGCCGACAGCAAGACGGAGTTGATGGCGGCCCAGCAACTGATCGACCGGGCGGCCTGGCTCAAGGACCAGGACCGCAGCTTCACGCAGGAAGCCTCGATGGCCAAGCTCTACACGTCGGAAGCCGCCAATCGAATCGTGTATCGCGCCGTCCAGACCCACGGCGGCTACGGATTCGTGAACGAGTTTCGCGTCGAGCAGCTTTACCGCGACGCGCGCATCACGACCATTTACGAGGGGACCAGCGAAGTTCAGCGGCTGGTGATCGCCCGCAATCTCCTGAGGCGCTGA
- the sdhB gene encoding Succinate dehydrogenase iron-sulfur subunit: MATATFRVWRGDGGGGKYVDYRTEAGEGMVVLDAMHQIQAQQAPDMAIRWNCKAGKCGSCSAEINGMPRLMCMTRLNQLNLSEPVTVEPMKAFPPVKDLVTDVSWNFRVKQKIKRFRPRPADAPDGTHRMQQMDVDRVQEFRKCIECFLCQDTCHVLRDHHKHDEFIGPRFLVYTAALEMHPLDTEDRLPELRQAASIGYCNIGKCCTKVCPEEIHITDNAIIPLKERVADRYYDPLRMFLRVHQPKKTV, translated from the coding sequence ATGGCGACGGCGACCTTTCGTGTCTGGCGCGGCGACGGTGGCGGCGGGAAGTATGTCGACTACCGGACCGAGGCCGGCGAAGGCATGGTCGTGCTCGATGCCATGCACCAGATTCAGGCCCAGCAGGCCCCCGACATGGCCATCCGCTGGAACTGCAAGGCCGGCAAGTGCGGCTCCTGCTCGGCGGAGATCAACGGGATGCCGCGGCTGATGTGCATGACGCGGCTGAACCAGCTCAACCTGTCGGAGCCGGTGACGGTCGAGCCGATGAAGGCCTTTCCGCCGGTGAAGGACCTGGTGACGGACGTGTCCTGGAATTTCCGCGTGAAACAGAAGATCAAGCGGTTTCGCCCGCGGCCGGCCGATGCGCCGGACGGCACGCACCGCATGCAGCAGATGGACGTGGACCGCGTGCAGGAATTCCGCAAGTGCATCGAGTGCTTCCTGTGCCAAGACACGTGCCATGTCCTGCGCGACCACCACAAGCACGACGAGTTCATCGGACCACGCTTCCTGGTCTACACGGCGGCGCTGGAGATGCATCCGCTCGACACGGAAGACCGCCTGCCGGAGCTGCGTCAGGCGGCCAGCATCGGCTACTGCAACATCGGTAAGTGCTGCACCAAAGTGTGTCCGGAGGAGATTCACATTACGGACAACGCGATTATTCCGCTCAAGGAGCGCGTGGCGGACCGTTACTACGATCCGTTGCGGATGTTTCTGCGGGTGCATCAGCCGAAGAAGACGGTGTAG
- a CDS encoding Type I phosphodiesterase / nucleotide pyrophosphatase, with protein sequence MPVVQKVAVIGLDCAEPSLVFDRWVEELPNLRRLMRSGLHGHLESCMPPITVPAWSCMATSKDPGTLGVYGFRNRRDWSYENLGIATNLEIREPRVWDILGKTGKQSITVGVPQTFPITQPPPGVQITCFLTPSIDSPYAHPPQLKEEIANLVGEYYFDVKGFRTDDKAWLLKQIYEMTDKRFKVCRHLLATRPWDLFWMVEMGTDRIHHGYWQHLDPQHHRYERGNAFENAIHDYYVHLDGKIGELLTQFDPQTTAIWVVSDHGAKRMDGGLCFNDWLIREGYLKMKTPIAGKRKFEFSDVDWTRTRVWGEGGYYGRCFINKAGREPGGIVQPGEYETLRDELIARLEAVPDPKGRPMGTRVYRPENVYKKCNGVPPDLIVIFGDLHWRSVGTIGNPDIYTYENDTGPDDANHAQQGMYILSHPSLAAGRRDASIYDVAPTILKLMGQSPPADMRGRALV encoded by the coding sequence ATGCCCGTCGTTCAGAAAGTCGCCGTCATCGGGCTCGATTGTGCCGAGCCGAGCCTGGTTTTCGACCGCTGGGTCGAGGAATTGCCCAACCTGCGGCGGCTGATGCGGTCAGGCCTGCACGGCCATCTCGAAAGCTGCATGCCGCCCATCACCGTGCCGGCGTGGAGCTGCATGGCCACCAGCAAAGACCCCGGCACGCTGGGCGTCTACGGCTTTCGCAATCGCCGTGACTGGTCGTACGAAAACCTCGGCATCGCGACCAACCTCGAAATCCGCGAGCCGCGCGTCTGGGACATTCTCGGCAAGACCGGCAAGCAGTCGATCACCGTGGGCGTGCCGCAGACGTTTCCAATCACCCAGCCGCCGCCGGGCGTGCAGATCACGTGCTTTCTGACGCCTTCGATCGACAGCCCGTACGCTCATCCGCCGCAGCTCAAGGAAGAGATCGCGAACCTGGTGGGCGAGTACTACTTCGACGTGAAGGGCTTTCGCACGGACGACAAGGCCTGGCTGCTCAAGCAGATTTACGAGATGACCGACAAGCGGTTCAAGGTGTGTCGCCATCTCCTGGCGACGCGGCCGTGGGATCTGTTCTGGATGGTCGAGATGGGGACCGACCGCATCCACCACGGCTACTGGCAGCATCTGGACCCGCAGCATCACCGCTACGAGCGCGGCAACGCCTTCGAGAACGCGATTCACGATTACTACGTGCACCTCGACGGGAAAATCGGCGAGCTGCTGACGCAGTTCGATCCGCAGACGACGGCCATCTGGGTCGTATCCGACCACGGCGCCAAGCGTATGGACGGCGGCCTGTGCTTCAACGACTGGTTGATCCGCGAGGGCTATCTGAAAATGAAGACGCCTATCGCCGGAAAGCGCAAATTCGAATTCTCCGACGTGGACTGGACGCGGACGCGCGTCTGGGGTGAGGGGGGCTACTACGGACGCTGTTTCATCAACAAGGCCGGCCGCGAGCCGGGCGGCATCGTCCAGCCGGGGGAGTATGAGACACTGCGCGACGAGCTGATCGCCAGGCTCGAAGCCGTGCCCGATCCGAAGGGCCGGCCCATGGGCACGCGCGTCTACCGGCCGGAAAACGTGTACAAAAAATGCAACGGCGTTCCGCCGGATCTGATCGTGATCTTCGGCGATCTGCACTGGCGCAGCGTGGGGACGATCGGCAATCCCGACATCTACACTTATGAAAATGACACTGGCCCGGATGACGCGAATCACGCCCAGCAGGGGATGTACATCCTGTCGCATCCGTCGCTGGCCGCCGGCCGCCGCGACGCGTCCATTTACGACGTGGCGCCGACGATCCTGAAGCTGATGGGCCAGTCGCCGCCGGCGGACATGCGCGGCAGAGCGCTCGTCTGA
- a CDS encoding hypothetical protein (LOR/SDH bifunctional enzyme conserved region), translating into MPTEEITLEGHIIDSLVFTRVLDDIISFGGDFRILEVHVGQSRNDRSHARLEVSAEDEAALGELLHQLQQHGALIRSVQDAEISAADMDGAFPEDFYSSTNMQTFIRHGGQWVEVRDQEMDCGVSLGSDGGFRCVPVASVKRGDRLVRGHRGVRVVPFERSREKGVFEFMASEISTEKPKNAIIRQCAKLMVQCHNDGKRLLLVAGPAVVHTGSSDHVVHLIQRGLVNVLFAGNALAVHDCEHALYGTSLGVYIEKATLADTGHEHHLRAINTIRRAGGIPAAVQKGLLKSGIMHACVKHGVEYVLAGSVRDDGPLPDVITDMLVAQDRMRAGIKNVGFVLMVASGLHSIATGNILPAWIPAVCVDINPSVLTKLSDRGSFQTIGLVTDVEPFFRELVHEVDLLMR; encoded by the coding sequence CTTCACGCGCGTGCTGGACGACATCATCTCGTTCGGCGGCGACTTCAGGATCCTCGAAGTCCACGTCGGCCAGAGCCGCAACGACCGCAGCCACGCCCGGCTGGAGGTCAGCGCCGAGGACGAAGCCGCGCTGGGCGAGCTTCTGCACCAGCTTCAGCAGCACGGCGCGCTCATCCGCAGCGTCCAGGACGCCGAGATTTCCGCCGCCGACATGGACGGCGCGTTTCCCGAAGATTTCTACTCCTCGACCAACATGCAGACCTTCATCCGCCACGGCGGCCAGTGGGTTGAGGTCCGCGATCAGGAGATGGACTGCGGCGTCTCGCTCGGGTCCGACGGCGGCTTTCGCTGCGTGCCGGTCGCGAGCGTGAAGCGCGGCGACCGCCTGGTCCGCGGCCATCGCGGTGTGCGCGTCGTGCCCTTCGAGCGCTCGCGCGAAAAGGGCGTGTTCGAGTTCATGGCCTCCGAGATATCAACCGAGAAGCCCAAGAACGCCATCATCCGCCAGTGCGCCAAGCTGATGGTGCAGTGCCACAACGACGGCAAGCGGCTGCTGCTGGTCGCCGGGCCGGCGGTTGTGCACACGGGCAGCAGCGATCACGTCGTCCACCTGATCCAGCGCGGCCTGGTCAACGTGCTGTTCGCCGGCAACGCCCTTGCCGTTCATGACTGCGAGCACGCGCTCTATGGCACGAGCCTGGGCGTCTACATCGAGAAGGCCACGCTGGCCGACACCGGCCACGAGCATCACCTGCGCGCGATCAACACCATCCGCCGCGCCGGCGGGATTCCCGCCGCCGTGCAGAAGGGGCTGCTCAAGAGCGGCATCATGCACGCCTGCGTGAAGCACGGCGTCGAGTACGTCCTGGCCGGATCGGTGCGCGACGATGGGCCGCTGCCGGACGTGATTACGGACATGCTCGTCGCGCAGGATCGCATGCGGGCGGGAATCAAGAATGTCGGCTTCGTGCTGATGGTCGCATCCGGGCTGCACTCGATCGCGACCGGCAACATTCTGCCGGCGTGGATTCCGGCGGTGTGCGTGGACATCAATCCATCGGTGCTGACGAAGCTCTCGGACCGCGGCTCGTTCCAGACGATCGGGCTGGTGACGGACGTGGAGCCGTTTTTCCGCGAGCTGGTGCACGAGGTTGATCTACTGATGCGCTGA